The proteins below come from a single Dermatophilaceae bacterium Soc4.6 genomic window:
- a CDS encoding OB-fold nucleic acid binding domain-containing protein — protein MAHDPTVQGRSTTTGGPPSRGILSRWADRLARPIEDLEADDLKADAERVGATPICDLPNREKARVCGIVRSVTLRPRTDIPALVCELYDGSRALHLVWLGRREIAGITPGVTLRATGRVSYYRGVATIFNPLYEIVPKSG, from the coding sequence ATGGCTCACGACCCCACGGTCCAGGGGCGCTCGACCACCACGGGCGGACCCCCGAGCAGGGGCATCCTGTCGAGGTGGGCCGATCGGCTCGCCCGGCCCATCGAGGACCTCGAGGCCGACGACCTGAAAGCCGACGCCGAGCGGGTGGGCGCCACGCCGATCTGCGACCTTCCCAACCGCGAGAAGGCCCGGGTGTGCGGGATCGTTCGCTCGGTCACCCTGCGGCCCCGGACCGACATCCCGGCCCTGGTGTGCGAGCTCTACGACGGCAGCCGGGCCCTGCACCTGGTCTGGCTCGGGCGGCGCGAGATCGCGGGCATCACCCCGGGCGTGACCCTGAGGGCGACGGGTCGGGTGTCCTACTACCGGGGCGTCGCCACCATCTTCAACCCCCTCTACGAGATCGTCCCCAAGAGTGGCTGA
- a CDS encoding DUF3159 domain-containing protein, whose product MTSHTTVEELLRERIGLAVGGWRGGLESALPTLVFVVAWTATHDTRLTLVASGLTLAALAVVRLVRRDTVRFIGYSAVVLAIAAFFAIRSGRAQDAFLPGMIGTGATLVVLTVANLTRWPLFGFLIAAGDPELVAASDRLKSSSRKDALDDEQSRATAARDEEALTEAFLGWRRHPGIVTVASRLGWVIVALDVVRLAVMVPLYLGGQVAALGVAKVVLGTPAYLVAVLVMGLVVLRGQTPLERAPEPGGSSAP is encoded by the coding sequence GTGACCTCCCACACGACGGTCGAGGAGCTCCTGCGCGAGCGCATCGGTCTGGCCGTCGGCGGCTGGCGCGGGGGCCTCGAGTCGGCGCTGCCGACCCTGGTGTTCGTGGTGGCGTGGACCGCCACCCACGACACCCGCCTGACGCTGGTGGCCTCCGGACTGACCCTGGCCGCGCTCGCGGTGGTGCGTCTCGTGCGTCGCGACACCGTGCGGTTCATCGGCTACTCGGCCGTGGTGCTGGCGATCGCGGCGTTCTTCGCGATCCGGTCGGGTCGGGCCCAGGACGCGTTCCTCCCGGGGATGATCGGCACCGGAGCGACCCTCGTGGTGCTCACGGTCGCCAACCTCACCCGGTGGCCGCTCTTCGGCTTCCTGATCGCCGCCGGTGACCCTGAGCTCGTGGCGGCGTCCGACCGGCTCAAGTCGTCGTCGCGCAAGGACGCTCTCGACGACGAGCAGTCGCGGGCCACGGCGGCCCGCGACGAGGAAGCGCTCACCGAGGCGTTCCTGGGGTGGCGCAGGCACCCGGGCATCGTGACCGTCGCCTCGCGCCTCGGCTGGGTGATCGTGGCGCTCGACGTCGTCCGGCTCGCCGTGATGGTCCCGCTCTACCTCGGGGGTCAGGTCGCGGCACTCGGCGTCGCCAAGGTCGTCCTCGGCACACCGGCATACCTCGTCGCCGTGCTCGTCATGGGCCTGGTGGTCCTGCGCGGTCAGACCCCCCTCGAGCGGGCTCCCGAACCAGGCGGGTCCTCAGCTCCCTGA
- a CDS encoding DUF3710 domain-containing protein produces MGIFRRRDKTENGSEAPGLQESETSGSEPASELEVSPSEEVDVLPEADGLDGLDELDELDEEPLNRARGPFDLTEVEAAEAGGADPVARLDLGALRLVPIEGMQLRLEVDEAQGTVLSVHAVLGESGVQLQAFAAPRTLPVWPEIRTEIADNITAGGGTADVVRGELGRELVCRMPQQGVDGRTVFAQVRFAGIDGPRWFLRAVFSGPAAIDEAAAAPLVELVRNTVVVRGDEAMPPREVLPLTLPQDIQPEPGDDPVPDQPSLDDEVVEDPHLDDLKPFERGPEITEVR; encoded by the coding sequence GTGGGAATCTTCCGACGACGTGACAAGACCGAGAACGGCAGCGAGGCCCCGGGCCTGCAGGAGTCGGAGACCTCCGGGTCGGAGCCGGCGTCCGAGCTCGAGGTGAGCCCGTCCGAGGAGGTCGACGTGCTGCCCGAGGCCGACGGGCTCGACGGGCTCGACGAGCTCGACGAGCTCGACGAGGAGCCGCTCAACCGGGCCCGCGGACCCTTCGACCTGACCGAGGTCGAGGCGGCCGAGGCCGGTGGCGCCGACCCCGTCGCCCGTCTCGACCTCGGCGCCCTGCGCCTCGTCCCGATCGAGGGGATGCAGCTGCGCCTCGAGGTCGACGAAGCGCAGGGGACCGTGCTCTCCGTGCACGCCGTGCTGGGCGAGTCAGGGGTGCAGCTCCAGGCCTTCGCCGCGCCTCGCACACTGCCTGTGTGGCCCGAGATCCGCACCGAGATCGCCGACAACATCACGGCCGGCGGCGGCACCGCCGACGTCGTGCGCGGTGAGCTCGGCCGCGAGCTGGTCTGCCGGATGCCGCAGCAGGGCGTCGACGGGCGCACCGTCTTCGCCCAGGTGCGGTTCGCCGGCATCGACGGGCCGCGGTGGTTCCTGCGCGCGGTGTTCAGCGGCCCCGCTGCCATCGACGAGGCGGCAGCGGCACCGCTCGTCGAGCTCGTGCGCAACACGGTGGTCGTGCGCGGTGACGAGGCCATGCCTCCCCGTGAGGTCCTGCCACTGACCCTGCCGCAGGACATCCAGCCCGAGCCCGGGGACGACCCGGTGCCGGACCAGCCATCCCTCGACGACGAGGTCGTCGAGGACCCCCACCTCGACGACCTCAAGCCGTTCGAGCGCGGCCCCGAGATCACCGAAGTGCGCTGA
- the acnA gene encoding aconitate hydratase AcnA — MGVQDGSVDSFGAKGELTVGDQSYEIYRLGGLEGASNLPYSLKILLENLLRTEDGANITADHIRALAGWDETADPDIEIQFTPARVLMQDFTGVPCVVDLATMREAVVELGGDATKINPLSPAEMVIDHSVIIDVFGRADAFERNVEIEYGRNRERYQFLRWGQTAFDDFKVVPPGTGIVHQVNIEHLARTVMVRGGVAYPDSCVGTDSHTTMVNGLGVLGWGVGGIEAEAAMLGQPVSMLIPRVVGFKLSGSIPAGATATDVVLTITEMLRKHGVVGKFVEFYGEGVAAVPLANRATIGNMSPEFGSTCAIFPIDDVTLDYLRLTGRSDDSVALVEAYAKEQGLWHDASVEPRFSERLELDLSTVVPSIAGPKRPQDRISLTDAKAAFRKVLPTYVAHDEGDPGDAPSFPASDSGALEGNGGPQPANEGDGSGRPSKKVLVTTAEGASFEIDHGIVSIASITSCTNTSNPSVMMAAAMLAKNAVEKGLTVAPWVKTSMAPGSKVVTDYYEKAGMWPNLEKLGFFLVGYGCTTCIGNSGPLSDEISAAINENDLAVVSVLSGNRNFEGRINPDVKMNYLASPPLVIAYALAGTMDFDFDAQPLGQDGDGNDVFLTDIWPAPTDVEATIADSINQGMFIKDYADVFTGDERWQSLPTPEGDTFAWDGESTYVRKPPYFDGMTMETTPVGDIEGARVLAKLGDSVTTDHISPAGSIKADSPAGTYLGEHGVDRKDFNSYGSRRGNHEVMIRGTFANIRLRNLLLDGVEGGFTRNWLAGGEQSTIFDASAAYQEAGVPLVILSGKEYGSGSSRDWAAKGTRLLGVKAVIAESYERIHRSNLIGMGVLPLQYPAGENADSLGLDGTETFAVSGITALNEGTTPRTVHVSATKDGAPSVEFDAVVRIDTPGEADYYRNDGILQYVLRSLVTA, encoded by the coding sequence GTGGGCGTTCAGGACGGTTCGGTCGACAGCTTCGGTGCCAAGGGCGAGCTCACGGTCGGTGACCAGAGCTACGAGATCTATCGCCTGGGCGGGCTCGAGGGGGCGAGCAACCTCCCCTACAGCCTCAAGATCCTCCTGGAGAACCTCCTGCGCACCGAGGACGGCGCCAACATCACGGCCGACCACATCCGTGCCCTCGCCGGCTGGGACGAGACCGCCGACCCCGACATCGAGATCCAGTTCACCCCGGCGCGCGTGCTCATGCAGGACTTCACCGGCGTGCCCTGTGTCGTCGACCTCGCGACCATGCGCGAGGCCGTCGTCGAGCTCGGTGGCGACGCGACGAAGATCAACCCGCTCTCGCCCGCCGAGATGGTCATCGACCACTCGGTGATCATCGACGTCTTCGGCCGCGCTGACGCCTTCGAGCGCAACGTCGAGATCGAGTACGGACGCAACCGGGAGCGCTACCAGTTCCTGCGCTGGGGCCAGACCGCGTTCGACGACTTCAAGGTCGTCCCTCCGGGCACCGGCATCGTGCACCAGGTCAACATCGAGCACCTCGCCCGCACCGTCATGGTGCGGGGCGGCGTGGCCTACCCCGACTCGTGCGTCGGCACCGACTCGCACACGACGATGGTCAACGGCCTCGGCGTGCTCGGCTGGGGCGTCGGCGGCATCGAGGCCGAGGCGGCCATGCTCGGCCAGCCCGTCTCGATGCTCATCCCGCGCGTCGTCGGCTTCAAGCTCTCGGGCTCGATCCCGGCCGGGGCCACCGCCACCGACGTGGTGCTCACGATCACCGAGATGCTGCGAAAGCACGGCGTGGTCGGCAAGTTCGTCGAGTTCTACGGCGAGGGGGTCGCGGCCGTGCCGCTGGCCAACCGCGCCACGATCGGCAACATGAGCCCGGAATTCGGCTCGACCTGCGCGATCTTCCCGATCGACGACGTCACCCTCGACTACCTGCGCCTGACGGGGCGCTCCGACGACTCGGTCGCCCTCGTGGAGGCCTACGCTAAGGAGCAGGGCCTGTGGCACGACGCCTCGGTGGAGCCCCGCTTCTCCGAGCGGCTCGAGCTCGACCTGTCGACCGTCGTGCCGTCCATCGCCGGGCCGAAGCGCCCGCAGGACCGCATCTCCCTCACCGACGCCAAGGCGGCCTTCCGCAAGGTGCTGCCGACCTACGTCGCGCACGACGAGGGTGACCCCGGGGACGCCCCCAGCTTTCCGGCGAGCGACTCGGGTGCCCTGGAGGGCAACGGCGGACCCCAGCCGGCCAACGAGGGCGACGGCTCGGGCCGTCCGTCGAAGAAGGTGCTCGTCACCACGGCCGAGGGCGCCAGCTTCGAGATCGACCACGGCATCGTCTCGATCGCCTCGATCACCAGCTGCACCAACACCTCGAACCCGTCGGTGATGATGGCGGCCGCGATGCTGGCCAAGAACGCGGTCGAGAAGGGCCTCACCGTCGCCCCCTGGGTCAAGACCTCGATGGCGCCCGGCTCCAAGGTCGTCACCGACTACTACGAGAAGGCCGGGATGTGGCCCAACCTCGAGAAGCTCGGCTTCTTCCTGGTCGGCTACGGCTGCACGACCTGCATCGGCAACTCCGGCCCGCTCTCCGACGAGATCTCGGCCGCGATCAACGAGAACGACCTCGCGGTGGTCTCGGTGCTCTCGGGCAACCGCAACTTCGAGGGCCGGATCAACCCCGACGTGAAGATGAACTACCTCGCGTCGCCGCCCCTCGTCATCGCCTACGCCCTCGCCGGCACGATGGACTTCGACTTCGACGCCCAGCCGCTCGGGCAGGACGGCGACGGCAACGACGTCTTCCTGACGGACATCTGGCCCGCCCCCACCGACGTCGAGGCCACGATCGCCGACTCGATCAACCAGGGCATGTTCATCAAGGACTACGCCGACGTCTTTACCGGCGACGAGCGCTGGCAGTCTCTGCCCACCCCGGAGGGTGACACCTTCGCCTGGGACGGCGAGTCGACCTACGTGCGCAAGCCCCCGTACTTCGACGGTATGACCATGGAGACCACGCCCGTCGGCGACATCGAGGGTGCACGGGTCCTGGCCAAGCTGGGCGACTCGGTCACGACCGACCACATCAGCCCCGCCGGGTCGATCAAGGCCGACAGCCCCGCAGGCACGTACCTCGGGGAGCACGGCGTCGACCGTAAGGACTTCAACTCCTACGGCTCGCGCCGTGGCAACCACGAGGTCATGATCCGCGGCACCTTCGCCAACATCCGGCTGCGCAACCTCCTGCTCGACGGAGTCGAGGGTGGCTTCACCCGCAACTGGCTCGCCGGCGGCGAGCAGAGCACCATCTTCGACGCCTCCGCGGCCTACCAGGAGGCGGGCGTCCCGCTCGTCATCCTGTCGGGCAAGGAGTACGGCTCCGGCAGCTCGCGCGACTGGGCCGCCAAGGGCACCCGGCTGCTCGGGGTCAAGGCTGTCATCGCCGAGAGCTACGAGCGCATCCACCGCTCCAACCTCATCGGCATGGGCGTCCTGCCGCTGCAGTACCCCGCGGGCGAGAACGCCGACTCACTCGGCCTCGACGGCACCGAGACCTTCGCGGTCAGCGGGATCACCGCCCTCAACGAGGGCACGACCCCGCGCACGGTGCACGTGAGCGCCACGAAGGACGGGGCGCCGAGCGTCGAGTTCGACGCGGTGGTGCGGATCGACACCCCGGGTGAGGCCGACTACTACCGCAACGACGGCATCCTGCAGTACGTCCTGCGGTCGCTGGTCACCGCCTGA
- a CDS encoding class I SAM-dependent RNA methyltransferase, protein MTPPPPGPRRPAQGRGGQRRGAPRPSAPPDPLVGTTVEVEVGPIAHGGHAVARHQGRVVFVRHALPGERVRVLVTEGRAKDSFLRGDAVEVLDASPERVTPPCPYAGPGRCGGCDFQHVTLAHQRALKATVVREQLHRLAGLDVEVVVEALPGDAEQEQGLRWRSRVEFAVGADGRPGLRGHRSHDVIPVDDCLIADRRVIDSGVLGTTWTGCTGVDVVAADEPVDAVVVPLPEHSVPTVVQHVATPTWSGSFGVSARGFWQVHPGAAPTFTAHLLAELDPQPGERALDLYAGVGLFATALADAVGTEGAVLAVEGDDRAVEYALDNVQDLPQVEVRAGEVAEALAALVEQGLTADLVVLDPPRTGAGREVVEAVAALRPRAVAYVACDPAALARDTAYLAGLGYRLRSLRAFDAFPMTHHVECIAVFRPDTPGGE, encoded by the coding sequence GTGACCCCTCCGCCCCCGGGGCCGAGACGGCCGGCGCAGGGCCGGGGAGGCCAGCGCCGCGGCGCCCCGCGCCCCAGTGCGCCGCCCGACCCCCTCGTCGGCACCACGGTCGAGGTCGAGGTCGGTCCCATCGCCCACGGCGGCCACGCCGTCGCGCGGCACCAGGGGCGGGTCGTCTTCGTGCGGCACGCGCTGCCGGGCGAGCGGGTGCGCGTGCTCGTGACCGAGGGCCGGGCCAAGGACTCCTTCCTGCGCGGTGACGCGGTCGAGGTGCTCGACGCGTCACCCGAGCGGGTCACCCCGCCCTGCCCGTATGCCGGCCCTGGCCGCTGTGGGGGCTGCGACTTCCAGCACGTGACCCTGGCCCACCAGCGGGCACTGAAGGCCACGGTCGTGCGCGAGCAGCTGCACCGTCTCGCCGGCCTCGACGTCGAGGTCGTCGTCGAGGCGCTGCCGGGCGACGCCGAGCAGGAGCAGGGTCTGCGCTGGCGCTCCCGGGTGGAGTTCGCCGTCGGCGCCGACGGGCGTCCCGGTCTGCGCGGGCACCGCTCCCACGACGTGATCCCGGTCGACGACTGCCTCATCGCCGACCGCCGCGTCATCGACTCCGGGGTGCTGGGCACGACCTGGACCGGGTGCACCGGTGTCGACGTGGTCGCCGCCGACGAGCCGGTCGACGCCGTCGTCGTGCCCCTGCCCGAGCACTCCGTCCCGACCGTGGTCCAGCACGTGGCGACGCCCACCTGGTCGGGCTCCTTCGGGGTCTCGGCCCGCGGCTTCTGGCAGGTGCACCCGGGGGCAGCGCCCACCTTCACCGCGCACCTGCTGGCCGAGCTCGACCCCCAGCCCGGCGAGCGCGCCCTCGACCTGTATGCCGGGGTCGGCCTCTTCGCCACCGCGCTGGCCGACGCCGTGGGCACCGAGGGCGCCGTCCTCGCCGTCGAGGGCGACGACCGGGCCGTCGAGTACGCGCTCGACAACGTGCAGGACCTGCCCCAGGTCGAGGTCCGGGCGGGCGAGGTGGCCGAGGCCCTCGCCGCGCTGGTCGAGCAGGGGCTGACCGCTGACCTCGTGGTGCTCGACCCGCCGCGCACCGGGGCCGGCCGCGAGGTCGTGGAGGCGGTGGCGGCGCTCCGCCCCCGCGCCGTCGCCTACGTCGCGTGCGACCCGGCTGCCCTGGCGCGCGACACGGCATACCTCGCCGGGCTGGGCTACCGCCTGCGCTCCCTGCGGGCCTTCGACGCCTTTCCCATGACCCACCACGTCGAGTGCATCGCGGTCTTCCGCCCCGACACGCCGGGTGGGGAGTGA
- a CDS encoding APC family permease: MRSDRLGETLLPKRLALPIFASDALSSVAYAPDEIMLMLGLAGGAFVTTHSWQITLAVVAVMAIVVASYRQNVRAYPSGGGDYEVATVNLGDKAGVTVASALLVDYVLTVAVSISSGVQNAATALPALRGHEVPVAVGLVVVLTAMNLRGVRESGNAFALPVYAFMLGIIGMALYGFAQAATGHLGQAESARLELVPESGHEQVAGVAMAFLLLRAFSSGCAALTGVEAISNGVPAFKKPKSQNAATTLLLMGAISITMLTSIIVLGRLTGIKIADQPAEQLTLNGVPVGDSYIQDPVLGQLSKAVFGGFTPGVVFISIVTGLILILAANTAFNGFPVLGSILAKDGYLPRQLHTRGDRLAFSNGILILAAGAVALIVAYQATVTSLIQLYIVGVFVSFTLSQSGMIRHWNRHLRTERDPKVRSRMMRSRVINALGAFMSGTVLVVVLITKFMEGARYAIAAMAVLFVLMLGIRRHYDRVRDELEIDPDEPQMLPSRVHAIVLLSKLHKPGMRALAYARATRPTFIEAVTVDVDSDDTQALRVQWAKLEIPVPLKVLDSPYREISRPIVDYVKSLRSGSPRDVVVVYIPEYVLGRWYEQILHNQSALRLKARLLFTPGVMVASVPWQLRSSEGQEEFFDGPVVGSVRRGPS, from the coding sequence ATGCGCAGCGACCGCCTTGGCGAGACCCTCCTGCCCAAGCGGCTCGCCCTGCCCATCTTCGCCAGTGACGCCCTCTCGTCCGTGGCCTACGCGCCCGACGAGATCATGCTCATGCTCGGGCTGGCCGGTGGCGCCTTCGTCACCACCCACTCGTGGCAGATCACCCTCGCCGTCGTCGCGGTCATGGCCATCGTCGTCGCCTCCTACCGGCAGAACGTGCGTGCCTACCCCTCGGGTGGAGGTGACTACGAGGTCGCCACCGTCAACCTCGGCGACAAGGCCGGGGTGACCGTGGCGAGCGCCCTCCTCGTCGACTATGTGCTCACCGTGGCCGTCTCGATCTCGTCCGGCGTGCAGAACGCCGCGACCGCACTGCCCGCCCTGCGCGGTCACGAGGTGCCGGTCGCCGTCGGGCTGGTGGTCGTCCTGACCGCGATGAACCTGCGCGGGGTGCGCGAGTCGGGCAACGCCTTCGCCCTGCCGGTCTACGCCTTCATGCTCGGCATCATCGGCATGGCCCTCTACGGCTTCGCGCAGGCCGCGACGGGCCACCTCGGTCAGGCCGAGAGCGCGCGGCTCGAGCTCGTGCCCGAGTCGGGTCACGAGCAGGTCGCCGGGGTCGCGATGGCCTTCCTGCTGCTGCGGGCCTTCTCCTCCGGCTGCGCCGCCCTCACCGGGGTCGAGGCGATCTCGAACGGGGTCCCGGCCTTCAAGAAGCCCAAGAGCCAGAACGCCGCGACCACCCTGCTGCTGATGGGTGCCATCTCCATCACGATGCTCACCTCGATCATCGTGCTGGGCCGCCTGACCGGCATCAAGATCGCCGACCAGCCGGCTGAGCAGCTGACGCTCAACGGCGTCCCCGTGGGCGACTCCTACATCCAGGACCCGGTCCTGGGCCAGCTGTCGAAGGCCGTGTTCGGCGGCTTCACCCCGGGCGTCGTCTTCATCTCCATCGTCACCGGGCTGATCCTGATCCTGGCCGCCAACACGGCCTTCAACGGCTTCCCCGTGCTCGGCTCGATCCTGGCCAAGGACGGCTACCTGCCGCGCCAGCTGCACACTCGCGGTGACCGCCTGGCCTTCTCCAACGGCATCCTGATCCTCGCGGCCGGGGCGGTGGCGCTGATCGTGGCCTACCAGGCGACGGTGACCTCGCTCATCCAGCTCTACATCGTCGGCGTGTTCGTCTCCTTCACCCTCAGCCAGAGCGGCATGATCCGGCACTGGAACCGTCACCTGCGCACCGAGCGCGACCCCAAGGTGCGGTCCCGGATGATGCGCTCGCGCGTCATCAACGCGCTCGGTGCCTTCATGTCGGGCACGGTGCTCGTCGTCGTGCTCATCACCAAGTTCATGGAGGGGGCGCGCTACGCCATCGCCGCCATGGCCGTGCTCTTCGTGCTCATGCTCGGCATCCGGCGCCACTACGACCGGGTGCGCGACGAGCTCGAGATCGACCCCGACGAGCCGCAGATGCTCCCGAGCCGCGTGCACGCGATCGTGCTGCTCTCCAAGCTGCACAAGCCGGGCATGCGCGCGCTCGCCTACGCGAGGGCGACCCGGCCGACCTTCATCGAGGCCGTGACGGTCGACGTCGACTCCGACGACACGCAGGCGCTGCGGGTGCAGTGGGCCAAGCTCGAGATCCCCGTTCCGCTCAAGGTGCTCGACTCGCCCTATCGGGAGATCTCGCGCCCGATCGTCGACTACGTCAAGTCGCTCCGCAGCGGCAGCCCGCGCGATGTCGTGGTGGTCTACATCCCGGAGTACGTCCTCGGCCGGTGGTACGAGCAGATCCTGCACAACCAGAGCGCCCTGCGGCTCAAGGCCCGGCTGCTGTTCACCCCCGGGGTGATGGTGGCCAGCGTGCCGTGGCAGCTGCGCTCCTCCGAGGGTCAGGAGGAGTTCTTCGACGGCCCGGTCGTGGGCTCCGTGCGGCGGGGCCCCTCGTGA
- a CDS encoding TrkA family potassium uptake protein, protein MHFVIMGCGRVGSTLAKSLSKRGHDVAVIDSEPSSFRRLGSSFEGMTVTGLGFDRDTLRAARIDEAYAFAAVSSGDNSNILAARVARETFGVEHVVARIYDPGRAEVYQRLGIPTVATVRWTSDQMLQRLLPQGAVPVLTDPSGRVVIAEVPLARSWVGRRISEVESLTGTRIAYVTRLGEGLVPGAETVFQDGDLVHVAAATTDLQRVEKAYDQPPPPH, encoded by the coding sequence GTGCACTTCGTCATCATGGGTTGCGGTCGCGTGGGCTCCACGCTGGCCAAGAGCCTGAGCAAGCGCGGGCACGACGTCGCAGTCATCGACTCCGAGCCCTCGTCCTTCCGACGACTGGGCAGCAGCTTCGAGGGGATGACGGTCACGGGTCTCGGCTTCGACCGCGACACCCTGCGCGCGGCACGGATCGACGAGGCCTACGCCTTCGCCGCCGTCTCGAGCGGTGACAACTCCAACATCCTCGCGGCCCGCGTGGCCCGCGAGACCTTCGGGGTCGAGCACGTCGTCGCCCGCATCTACGACCCCGGCCGCGCCGAGGTCTACCAGCGGCTCGGCATACCCACGGTGGCCACGGTCCGCTGGACCTCCGACCAGATGCTCCAGCGTCTGCTCCCTCAGGGCGCCGTGCCGGTGCTCACCGACCCGAGCGGTCGGGTCGTCATCGCCGAGGTCCCCCTGGCCCGCAGCTGGGTCGGGCGACGGATCAGCGAGGTGGAGTCCCTCACCGGGACCCGCATCGCCTACGTCACCCGGCTCGGCGAGGGGCTGGTCCCCGGTGCCGAGACGGTCTTCCAGGACGGTGACCTCGTGCACGTGGCGGCGGCGACGACCGACCTGCAACGCGTCGAGAAGGCCTACGACCAACCGCCGCCGCCGCACTGA
- a CDS encoding TrkA family potassium uptake protein, translated as MRVVIAGAGSVGRSIARELLHNGHQVLLIDKDADDVEASRVPDAAWLLADACEITVLEEARVQECDVVVAATGDDKANLVVSLLSKTEFGVPRTVARVNNPKNEWMFDESWGVDVAVSTPRLMTALVEEAVSVGDLVRIFQFQQSKASMVELTIPAESPYIGRPISEVAWPADTVLVGIIRDDRPIAPSRDDCVEAHDELLFITTPDAEDELEQLLSPGNRLPRGEE; from the coding sequence ATGCGCGTCGTCATCGCCGGAGCGGGGAGCGTGGGACGGTCGATCGCCCGCGAGCTGCTGCACAACGGGCACCAGGTGCTGCTGATCGACAAGGATGCCGACGACGTGGAGGCCTCGCGGGTGCCCGACGCCGCGTGGCTGCTGGCGGACGCCTGCGAGATCACGGTCCTCGAGGAGGCCCGTGTGCAGGAGTGCGACGTCGTGGTGGCCGCCACCGGTGACGACAAGGCCAACCTCGTCGTGTCGCTCCTGTCGAAGACGGAGTTCGGGGTGCCACGCACGGTCGCCCGGGTCAACAACCCCAAGAACGAGTGGATGTTCGACGAGTCGTGGGGGGTCGACGTGGCCGTCTCGACGCCGCGGCTGATGACCGCCCTCGTCGAGGAGGCGGTGAGCGTCGGCGACCTCGTGCGGATCTTCCAGTTCCAGCAGTCGAAGGCCTCGATGGTCGAGCTCACGATCCCGGCCGAGAGCCCCTACATCGGGCGCCCCATCAGCGAGGTCGCGTGGCCGGCCGACACCGTGCTGGTCGGCATCATCCGAGATGACCGACCCATCGCGCCGAGCCGGGACGACTGCGTCGAGGCCCATGACGAGCTGCTGTTCATCACCACCCCCGACGCCGAGGACGAGCTTGAGCAGCTCCTCTCCCCCGGCAACCGGCTGCCCCGCGGCGAGGAGTAG